A genomic region of Anaeromyxobacter sp. contains the following coding sequences:
- a CDS encoding metallophosphoesterase — MAGALLALAGCAACADAAFTVRRGAALAPAAAPPEATGALRVLHLADFGEQTAQQAEVAAGLAAAHRRAPFALAFLAGDNLYPCGPDAARPGAAACTFAADRSTLATPPLGTDPQFERLHDQPLAGLAAAGPPPRVYLGLGNHDVATWPGCQAPGVEAAEAARRQACAEVAYRSPLWSMPGRHYVVDEGPARFIVVDSSLLYADYAGFTLDDELAFAAEAARGCDARACFVVGHHPPATAGGHVKDFTPARSARVARFLAALGPGVRGWLAGHDHDLQHARTAGGLDVFVSGNGATARPTERFERVNDGGQLLFGSVRPGHGVLAVRPDGFSYRFEAPGGAALYCCAATGAGRCEPVTCAP, encoded by the coding sequence CTGGCCGGCGCGCTGCTGGCGCTGGCCGGGTGCGCCGCCTGCGCCGACGCCGCCTTCACGGTGCGCCGCGGGGCCGCCCTGGCGCCGGCCGCGGCGCCGCCCGAGGCGACCGGCGCGCTGCGGGTGCTGCACCTGGCCGACTTCGGCGAGCAGACGGCCCAGCAGGCCGAGGTGGCGGCCGGCCTGGCGGCGGCCCACCGCCGCGCCCCCTTCGCCCTGGCCTTCCTGGCGGGCGACAACCTCTACCCCTGCGGGCCCGACGCGGCCCGGCCGGGCGCGGCGGCCTGCACCTTCGCCGCCGATCGGAGCACGCTGGCCACCCCGCCGCTCGGGACCGACCCGCAGTTCGAGCGGCTCCACGACCAGCCGCTGGCCGGCCTGGCCGCGGCGGGCCCGCCGCCGCGGGTTTACCTGGGCCTCGGCAACCACGACGTGGCCACCTGGCCCGGCTGCCAGGCGCCCGGGGTGGAGGCCGCCGAGGCGGCGCGCCGGCAGGCCTGCGCCGAGGTGGCCTACCGCTCGCCGCTCTGGTCCATGCCGGGCCGCCACTACGTGGTGGACGAGGGGCCCGCCCGCTTCATCGTGGTGGACTCCAGCCTGCTCTACGCCGACTACGCCGGCTTCACCCTCGACGACGAGCTGGCCTTCGCCGCCGAGGCGGCGCGCGGCTGCGACGCGCGCGCCTGCTTCGTGGTGGGCCACCACCCGCCCGCCACCGCCGGGGGCCACGTCAAGGACTTCACGCCGGCGCGGTCGGCGCGGGTGGCGCGCTTCCTCGCCGCCCTCGGCCCGGGCGTGCGCGGCTGGCTGGCCGGCCACGACCACGACCTGCAGCACGCCCGCACCGCCGGCGGCCTCGACGTCTTCGTCTCCGGCAACGGCGCCACCGCCCGCCCCACCGAGCGCTTCGAGCGGGTCAACGACGGCGGCCAGCTCCTGTTCGGGTCGGTCCGCCCGGGCCACGGGGTGCTGGCCGTCCGGCCGGACGGCTTCAGCTACCGGTTCGAGGCGCCGGGGGGCGCGGCGCTTTATTGCTGCGCCGCAACCGGCGCGGGCCGGTGCGAGCCGGTCACCTGCGCGCCCTGA
- the gcvPA gene encoding aminomethyl-transferring glycine dehydrogenase subunit GcvPA: MRYHPHTPEDVRAMLDVIGAGSVPELFRSIPAPLRLGRPLDVPPALDEIALFAELGRLAGRNQVAHPPFAGAGSYPHHVPPVVDQLLLRGEFFTAYTPYQPEIAQGTLTALFEWQTFVSLLTGLDVSNASMYDGATATAEAALMATRVTGRKKIVVSAAVHPEYRKVLATYLRSTHDEVVTVPFGADGRTDLAALAAAVKGAAAVIVGWPSFLGVVDVLPEAAALAKAAGALTIAVTAEAVALGLLESPGALGADVAVGTFQSFGNPVSFGGPAPGFFALKEQYLRQMPGRICGATLDKHGRRGFVLTLSTREQHIRREKATSNICTNAGLCALAATIHLTLLGKQGLAALARLNHGRLRLLREALGARGVHPVFAGPVFNEQAFEVGDAEAVVARLARKGIVAGAPLSRWYPDHPRARGALLCVATELHTPELIDLFAKAVQP, encoded by the coding sequence TTGCGCTACCACCCGCACACCCCCGAGGACGTCCGCGCCATGCTGGACGTCATCGGGGCCGGCTCCGTCCCCGAGCTGTTCCGCTCCATCCCGGCGCCGCTGCGCCTGGGGCGGCCGCTCGACGTCCCGCCGGCGCTCGACGAGATCGCCCTCTTCGCCGAGCTCGGCCGGCTGGCCGGCCGCAACCAGGTGGCCCACCCGCCCTTCGCCGGGGCCGGCAGCTACCCGCACCACGTGCCGCCGGTGGTGGACCAGCTGCTGCTGCGCGGGGAGTTCTTCACCGCCTACACGCCCTACCAGCCGGAGATCGCGCAGGGGACCCTCACCGCGCTCTTCGAGTGGCAGACCTTCGTCAGCCTGCTGACCGGCCTCGACGTCTCCAACGCCTCCATGTACGACGGCGCCACCGCCACCGCCGAGGCGGCGCTGATGGCCACCCGGGTGACCGGGCGCAAGAAGATCGTGGTCTCGGCCGCGGTCCACCCCGAGTACCGCAAGGTGCTGGCCACCTACCTGCGCTCCACCCACGACGAGGTGGTCACCGTCCCGTTCGGCGCCGACGGGCGCACCGACCTGGCCGCCCTGGCCGCCGCCGTGAAGGGCGCCGCCGCCGTGATCGTCGGCTGGCCCTCCTTCCTGGGGGTGGTGGACGTGCTGCCCGAGGCGGCCGCCCTGGCCAAGGCGGCCGGCGCGCTCACCATCGCCGTCACCGCCGAGGCGGTGGCGCTGGGCCTGCTGGAGTCCCCCGGCGCCCTGGGGGCCGACGTGGCGGTGGGCACCTTCCAGAGCTTCGGCAACCCGGTCAGCTTCGGCGGCCCGGCCCCCGGCTTCTTCGCCCTGAAGGAGCAGTACCTGCGCCAGATGCCCGGCCGGATCTGCGGCGCCACGCTCGACAAGCACGGGCGGCGCGGCTTCGTGCTGACGCTCTCCACCCGCGAGCAGCACATCCGCCGCGAGAAGGCCACGTCCAACATCTGCACCAACGCCGGGCTGTGCGCCCTGGCCGCCACCATCCACCTGACCCTGCTGGGCAAGCAGGGGCTGGCGGCGCTGGCGCGGCTCAACCACGGCCGGCTCCGCCTGCTGCGCGAGGCCCTGGGCGCGCGTGGCGTCCACCCGGTCTTCGCCGGCCCGGTCTTCAACGAGCAGGCCTTCGAGGTGGGCGACGCCGAGGCCGTGGTGGCCAGGCTCGCCAGGAAGGGGATCGTGGCCGGCGCCCCGCTGTCGCGCTGGTACCCCGACCACCCGCGCGCCAGGGGCGCGCTCCTCTGCGTGGCCACCGAGCTCCACACCCCGGAGCTCATCGACCTCTTCGCCAAGGCGGTGCAGCCGTGA
- the folD gene encoding bifunctional methylenetetrahydrofolate dehydrogenase/methenyltetrahydrofolate cyclohydrolase FolD yields the protein MIIDGKAVAARVRAEVAARVADLKARGVATGLTVVRVGEDPASAVYVRNKIKACAEAGIVSTEHHPDASITQAELLALIARLNADPAVHGILVQLPLPKQISEQVVLEAISPEKDADGFHPFNVGCLWTGKAAPRACTPFGVMRLLDEAGVELKGRHALVVGRSNIVGKPMAAMLLERHATVTIAHSRTPDLAAEVARADVVVAAVGKAEMIRGAWIKPGAVVIDVGMNRGADGKLVGDVEFAAASQRASAITPVPGGVGPMTIAMLLANTVDLAARTVR from the coding sequence ATGATCATCGACGGCAAGGCAGTGGCGGCCCGGGTGCGGGCCGAGGTGGCGGCGAGGGTGGCGGACCTGAAGGCCAGGGGCGTGGCCACCGGGCTGACGGTGGTGCGCGTCGGCGAGGACCCGGCCTCGGCCGTCTACGTCCGCAACAAGATCAAGGCCTGCGCCGAGGCCGGCATCGTCTCCACCGAGCACCACCCGGACGCCTCCATCACCCAGGCCGAGCTGCTGGCGCTCATCGCCCGCCTCAACGCCGACCCGGCGGTGCACGGCATCCTGGTGCAGCTGCCGCTCCCGAAGCAGATCTCGGAGCAGGTGGTGCTGGAGGCCATCTCGCCGGAGAAGGACGCCGACGGCTTCCACCCCTTCAACGTCGGCTGCCTCTGGACCGGCAAGGCGGCGCCGCGGGCCTGCACCCCGTTCGGCGTCATGCGCCTGCTCGACGAGGCCGGGGTGGAGCTGAAGGGCAGACACGCCCTGGTGGTGGGCCGCTCCAACATCGTGGGCAAGCCGATGGCCGCCATGCTGCTGGAGCGCCACGCCACGGTCACCATCGCCCACTCGCGCACCCCCGACCTGGCCGCCGAGGTGGCGCGCGCCGACGTGGTGGTGGCCGCGGTGGGCAAGGCCGAGATGATCAGGGGCGCCTGGATCAAGCCGGGCGCGGTGGTCATCGACGTGGGGATGAACCGCGGCGCCGACGGCAAGCTGGTGGGCGACGTGGAGTTCGCCGCCGCCTCGCAGCGCGCCAGCGCCATCACCCCGGTGCCGGGCGGCGTGGGCCCCATGACCATCGCCATGCTGCTGGCCAACACGGTGGACCTGGCCGCGCGGACCGTGAGGTGA
- the gcvH gene encoding glycine cleavage system protein GcvH, producing MNFPEDLKYTREHEWARLSAAKVVVGVTDFAQDQLGDVVYVELPAVGDEVKRGESFGVVESTKAVSELFAPVSGKVVEVNDPLVEAPETVNEDPYEEGWMIAIEPSDPKELAELLDVKAYAAFVAEQE from the coding sequence ATGAACTTCCCCGAGGACCTGAAGTACACCCGCGAGCACGAGTGGGCCCGGCTGTCGGCGGCCAAGGTGGTGGTCGGCGTCACCGACTTCGCCCAGGACCAGCTCGGCGACGTGGTCTACGTGGAGCTGCCGGCGGTGGGCGACGAGGTGAAGCGCGGCGAGTCCTTCGGGGTGGTCGAGTCCACCAAGGCGGTCTCCGAGCTCTTCGCCCCGGTCAGCGGCAAGGTGGTCGAGGTGAACGACCCGCTGGTGGAGGCCCCCGAGACCGTCAACGAGGATCCGTACGAGGAGGGCTGGATGATCGCCATCGAGCCCTCCGACCCGAAGGAGCTCGCCGAGCTCCTCGACGTGAAGGCCTACGCGGCCTTCGTGGCCGAGCAGGAGTAG
- a CDS encoding phosphoribosylformylglycinamidine cyclo-ligase encodes MSLTYRDAGVDIDEGDRLVELIKPHARPTMRPEVLAGIGGFGGLFALDVAKYKQPVLVSGTDGVGTKLKVAFAADRHATVGIDLVAMCVNDIAVVGAEPLFFLDYYATGKLSAEQGAEVVKGIAEGCRQAGCALIGGETAELPGFYERGEYDLAGFAVGCVDRPRLIDGTTVVPGDVVLGVGSSGLHSNGYSLARKALLEKYPLTHRPESFGGRTLADLLLEPTRIYAKDVLALVEVVKVKSMSHITGGGLPGNVPRNLPDGTRAVLLERCWDRPTIFDLVEREGNVPRDEMYRTFNMGLGLTVVVAPGDEGAALACLRGRGLDAWTVGAIEKGAGEATCEVVR; translated from the coding sequence ATGTCCCTCACCTACCGCGACGCCGGCGTCGACATCGACGAGGGCGACCGGCTCGTCGAGCTCATCAAGCCGCACGCCAGGCCCACCATGCGCCCCGAGGTGCTGGCGGGCATCGGCGGGTTCGGCGGCCTGTTCGCGCTCGACGTCGCCAAGTACAAGCAGCCGGTGCTGGTCTCCGGCACCGACGGCGTCGGCACCAAGCTCAAGGTGGCCTTCGCGGCCGACCGGCACGCCACCGTGGGCATCGACCTCGTCGCCATGTGCGTCAACGACATCGCGGTGGTGGGGGCCGAGCCGCTCTTCTTCCTGGACTACTACGCCACCGGCAAGCTCTCGGCCGAGCAGGGGGCCGAGGTGGTCAAGGGCATCGCCGAGGGCTGCCGGCAGGCCGGCTGCGCCCTCATCGGCGGCGAGACCGCCGAGCTGCCCGGCTTCTACGAGCGGGGCGAGTACGACCTGGCCGGCTTCGCGGTGGGCTGCGTGGATCGGCCGCGCCTCATCGACGGCACCACCGTGGTCCCCGGCGACGTGGTCCTCGGCGTGGGCTCCTCCGGCCTGCACTCCAACGGCTACTCGCTGGCCCGCAAGGCGCTGCTGGAGAAGTACCCGCTGACCCACCGCCCCGAGTCCTTCGGCGGCAGGACGCTGGCCGACCTGCTGCTCGAGCCGACCCGCATCTACGCCAAGGACGTGCTGGCGCTCGTCGAGGTGGTGAAGGTGAAGTCGATGAGCCACATCACCGGCGGCGGCCTGCCCGGCAACGTGCCTCGCAACCTGCCGGACGGCACCCGCGCCGTGCTCCTGGAGAGGTGCTGGGACCGCCCGACCATCTTCGACCTGGTGGAGCGCGAGGGGAACGTGCCGCGCGACGAGATGTACCGGACCTTCAACATGGGGCTGGGCCTGACGGTGGTGGTGGCGCCCGGCGACGAGGGCGCCGCGCTGGCGTGCCTGCGCGGGCGCGGCCTCGACGCCTGGACCGTCGGCGCCATCGAGAAGGGCGCGGGCGAGGCCACCTGCGAGGTGGTCCGGTGA
- the gcvT gene encoding glycine cleavage system aminomethyltransferase GcvT, which produces MALRTPLYDAHVRAGARLVEFAGWEMPVQYAGLLAEHAAVRTQVGLFDVSHMGEVVFRGPRALAALQAVFTNDLSTVADGQAQYGCLCRESGGIVDDVVVYRRGAEDLLVCVNAGNRQKDFEWLSDHAAGADVRNESDEWAQLALQGPLAAALLQRLCDVNLAQVKTYRFAPGTVAGRACLVARTGYTGEDGFELFCRPDDATPLWDALLEAGRPEQLQPCGLGCRDSLRLEMAYRLYGSDMDDETTPLEAGLAWVVKLDKGEFVGRQALRRQREAGLSRKLVGFQLSQPGIARHGYPVVQDGRAIGTVTSGTRSPSLGTSIGLAYLPPALAAEGSTFAVDVRGRPVAATVVKTPFYTRSSR; this is translated from the coding sequence ATGGCTCTCCGCACCCCCCTCTACGACGCCCACGTCCGCGCCGGCGCCCGCCTGGTGGAGTTCGCCGGGTGGGAGATGCCGGTGCAGTACGCCGGCCTGCTGGCCGAGCACGCCGCGGTGCGCACCCAGGTGGGCCTCTTCGACGTGTCCCACATGGGCGAGGTGGTCTTCCGCGGCCCCAGGGCCCTGGCCGCGCTGCAGGCGGTCTTCACCAACGACCTCTCCACCGTGGCCGACGGGCAGGCCCAGTACGGCTGCCTCTGCCGCGAGTCGGGCGGCATCGTCGACGACGTGGTGGTCTACCGGCGCGGCGCCGAGGACCTGCTGGTGTGCGTCAACGCCGGCAACCGCCAGAAGGACTTCGAGTGGCTGTCCGACCACGCCGCCGGCGCCGACGTCCGGAACGAGTCGGACGAGTGGGCCCAGCTGGCGCTGCAGGGGCCGCTGGCCGCAGCGCTGCTGCAGCGGCTCTGCGACGTGAACCTGGCGCAGGTGAAGACCTACCGCTTCGCCCCCGGCACGGTGGCCGGCCGCGCCTGCCTGGTGGCCCGCACCGGCTACACCGGCGAGGACGGGTTCGAGCTCTTCTGCCGACCGGACGACGCCACCCCGCTGTGGGACGCCCTGCTGGAGGCCGGGAGGCCCGAGCAGCTCCAGCCCTGCGGCCTGGGGTGCCGCGACTCCCTGCGCCTGGAGATGGCCTACCGGCTCTACGGGTCGGACATGGACGACGAGACCACGCCGCTCGAGGCCGGCCTGGCCTGGGTGGTCAAGCTCGACAAGGGCGAGTTCGTGGGGCGCCAGGCCCTGCGGCGCCAGCGGGAGGCCGGGCTGTCGCGCAAGCTGGTGGGCTTCCAGCTGTCGCAGCCCGGCATCGCCCGCCACGGCTACCCGGTGGTGCAGGACGGCCGGGCCATCGGCACCGTCACCAGCGGCACCAGGAGCCCGAGCCTGGGCACCTCCATCGGCCTGGCCTACCTGCCCCCGGCGCTGGCCGCCGAGGGCTCCACCTTCGCCGTCGACGTCCGTGGCCGCCCGGTGGCCGCCACGGTGGTCAAGACGCCGTTCTACACGCGCAGCAGCCGCTGA
- a CDS encoding 50S ribosomal protein L28, with product MARRCEMCGKGPLVGNNVSHANNKTKTRSLPNLRSVRVIHAGEVKHIRVCTRCLKAGKVVKAGRGRTNVPASA from the coding sequence ATGGCACGCCGCTGCGAAATGTGTGGGAAGGGGCCGCTCGTCGGCAACAACGTCTCCCACGCCAACAACAAGACGAAGACTCGGTCCCTCCCGAACCTGCGCTCGGTTCGCGTCATCCACGCCGGAGAGGTCAAGCACATCCGGGTGTGCACCCGCTGCCTCAAGGCCGGCAAGGTCGTGAAGGCCGGGCGCGGGCGCACCAACGTCCCCGCCTCGGCGTAA
- a CDS encoding NAD(P)-binding protein yields MAATFKPPATQRVYDACILGGGLGGAAAGALLARRGFRVLLLDAGGRAPPAQGGWLLPAGPALLPSTRQLPAAEALLSEVGLANDAARALEPLSPDLQLLLPRHRLELGREPAVLAAELRREWPAQAAALLEALGGLGAAAEAGGHFLRAAPPLPPAGFLDGFALRKALKVGAAAAGTSRELLISRPPLGALADHPVGAAVVALTRFLAHLDGPPAPLALARLGGAALKGLHRAAPGAATLEEALRRKVVESRGEVLGSAAEPVRLESLGLEGGRLTTVRLAGSTDAYLARAYVLAAPVGWLLPLLPAAPPARAQRALARVRPGRRLAGLHLVVRPAALPPGLGPAALLLSAAGGPDEAVLVEVAAARREGKAVGPGHPPEAERLVSLWTLAEAGQAPDPAATARLEAALAEVLPFHQRHLVHRAGPLLSPHLLAVDEPALGVAGLPVRSPWKNLLLGSREVVPGLGHEGELYAGLQAAVQVAALLGAKDRPR; encoded by the coding sequence GTGGCCGCCACCTTCAAGCCCCCCGCCACCCAGCGTGTCTACGACGCCTGCATCCTCGGCGGCGGCCTGGGCGGCGCCGCGGCCGGCGCGCTGCTGGCGCGGCGCGGCTTCCGGGTCCTGCTGCTCGACGCCGGCGGCCGGGCTCCACCGGCCCAGGGGGGCTGGCTGCTGCCGGCCGGTCCTGCGCTCCTGCCCTCCACCCGCCAGCTGCCGGCGGCCGAGGCCCTGCTCTCCGAGGTCGGGCTGGCCAACGACGCGGCGCGAGCCCTCGAGCCGCTCTCGCCCGACCTGCAGCTCCTGCTGCCGCGCCACCGGCTCGAGCTGGGTCGCGAGCCGGCCGTCCTGGCCGCCGAGCTGCGCCGGGAGTGGCCGGCCCAGGCCGCCGCGCTGCTGGAGGCGCTGGGCGGGCTGGGCGCCGCCGCCGAGGCCGGCGGCCACTTCCTGCGCGCCGCGCCGCCCCTCCCACCCGCCGGCTTCCTCGACGGCTTCGCCCTGCGCAAGGCGCTCAAGGTGGGCGCCGCCGCGGCCGGCACCTCCAGGGAGCTCCTCATCTCCCGCCCGCCCCTGGGCGCCCTGGCCGACCACCCGGTGGGCGCGGCGGTGGTGGCCCTGACCCGCTTCCTGGCCCACCTCGACGGGCCGCCGGCGCCGCTGGCGCTGGCCCGCCTCGGCGGCGCCGCGCTCAAGGGGCTGCACCGCGCCGCCCCGGGCGCCGCCACGCTGGAGGAGGCGCTGCGGCGCAAGGTGGTCGAGTCGCGCGGCGAGGTGCTCGGCAGCGCCGCCGAGCCGGTCCGGCTCGAGTCGCTGGGGCTGGAGGGCGGGCGGCTCACCACGGTGCGCCTGGCCGGCTCCACCGACGCCTACCTGGCGCGCGCCTACGTGCTGGCCGCGCCGGTGGGCTGGCTCCTGCCGCTGCTGCCGGCGGCGCCCCCGGCGCGGGCCCAGCGGGCGCTGGCGCGGGTGCGCCCGGGGCGGCGGCTGGCCGGGCTGCACCTGGTGGTGCGGCCGGCGGCGCTCCCGCCCGGCCTGGGACCCGCCGCCCTGCTGCTGTCCGCCGCGGGCGGCCCCGACGAGGCGGTGCTGGTGGAGGTGGCCGCGGCGCGGCGCGAGGGCAAGGCCGTCGGGCCCGGCCACCCGCCCGAGGCCGAGCGGCTGGTGTCGCTCTGGACGCTGGCCGAGGCCGGCCAGGCGCCCGACCCCGCCGCCACCGCCCGGCTGGAGGCCGCGCTGGCGGAGGTCCTCCCGTTCCACCAGCGGCACCTGGTCCACCGGGCCGGCCCGCTGCTCTCGCCCCACCTGCTGGCGGTGGACGAGCCGGCGCTCGGGGTGGCCGGGCTGCCGGTGCGGAGCCCCTGGAAGAACCTGCTGCTGGGGAGCCGCGAGGTGGTTCCGGGCCTGGGGCACGAGGGCGAGCTCTACGCCGGGTTGCAGGCGGCCGTGCAGGTCGCCGCCCTGCTCGGGGCCAAGGACCGCCCCAGGTAA
- the add gene encoding adenosine deaminase, translating to MAARELSDLHIHLGGAVAPHVLWSIAHEQGFKLPVASYWEFKELVSARPGKVRSLEEYLAVMHTWTERIQSSPQAIERSVHEVIGKEYRSSRVSLIELRFNPMKRNVGGERDLDHIIHAALRGMDRAVLEYGVQAGLIFCLAREFEPRLNEIIVEKAIKYRRRGVVGIDLAGTERLALELDPREVPRYRELYRHARASGLKTTVHTGETAGTGAEGVRAVVEQLEPERIGHGIRAAQDPRVMALLRERGVTLEICPSSNLATRAVASIEELGGILRTFWDHGVRFTINTDGPYLLDTSMRGELRLLRDAGALSDEQLEQTHLWARQATFLVPEA from the coding sequence ATGGCGGCCCGCGAGCTCTCCGACCTGCACATCCACCTGGGGGGCGCGGTGGCCCCGCACGTGCTCTGGTCCATCGCCCACGAGCAGGGCTTCAAGCTGCCGGTGGCCAGCTACTGGGAGTTCAAGGAGCTGGTCTCGGCGCGCCCCGGCAAGGTGAGGTCGCTGGAGGAGTACCTGGCGGTGATGCACACCTGGACGGAGCGGATCCAGTCCTCGCCGCAGGCCATCGAGCGGTCGGTGCACGAGGTGATCGGCAAGGAGTACCGCTCCTCGCGGGTCTCGCTCATCGAGCTGCGCTTCAACCCCATGAAGCGGAACGTGGGGGGCGAGCGGGACCTCGACCACATCATCCACGCGGCGCTGCGCGGCATGGACCGGGCGGTGCTGGAGTACGGGGTGCAGGCCGGGCTGATCTTCTGCCTGGCCAGGGAGTTCGAGCCCCGCCTGAACGAGATCATCGTGGAGAAGGCCATCAAGTACCGGCGCCGCGGGGTGGTGGGCATCGACCTGGCCGGCACCGAGCGGCTGGCGCTGGAGCTCGACCCCAGGGAGGTGCCGCGCTACCGGGAGCTCTACCGGCACGCCCGGGCCAGCGGCCTCAAGACCACCGTGCACACCGGCGAGACCGCCGGCACCGGGGCCGAGGGGGTGCGGGCGGTGGTCGAGCAGCTCGAGCCGGAGCGCATCGGCCACGGCATCCGGGCCGCCCAGGATCCGCGCGTCATGGCGCTGCTGCGCGAGCGGGGCGTCACCCTGGAGATCTGCCCCAGCTCCAACCTGGCCACCCGGGCGGTGGCCTCCATCGAGGAGCTGGGCGGGATCCTGCGGACCTTCTGGGACCACGGCGTGCGCTTCACCATCAACACCGACGGCCCCTACCTGCTCGACACCTCGATGCGCGGCGAGCTGAGGCTGCTGCGGGACGCCGGGGCCCTCTCGGACGAGCAGCTGGAGCAGACCCACCTGTGGGCGCGCCAGGCCACCTTCCTGGTCCCGGAGGCCTGA
- a CDS encoding phosphoribosylglycinamide formyltransferase has product MIRLGVLASGSGTNLQALLDACAGRRIDAEVALVLSNVPGAGALARAAAAGVASDCLPSKGVADRAAYDAALVARLAGAGVDLVCLAGYMRLVTPTFLRAFGPSATSRGCPRVVNVHPALLPAFPGLHAQAQALAAGVKLAGCTVHFVDEGTDTGPVIAQAAVPVLDGDDEASLAARILVEEHRLYPAAVGWFAEGRLSLSGRTVRLAGAPAAAAGALRAPALTPA; this is encoded by the coding sequence GTGATCCGCCTCGGCGTCCTCGCCTCCGGGTCGGGGACGAACCTGCAGGCGCTGCTGGACGCCTGCGCCGGGCGGCGCATCGACGCCGAGGTGGCGCTGGTGCTCTCCAACGTGCCCGGGGCCGGGGCCCTGGCGCGGGCGGCCGCCGCCGGCGTGGCCAGCGACTGCCTGCCCTCCAAGGGGGTGGCCGACCGGGCCGCCTACGACGCGGCCCTGGTGGCCCGCCTGGCCGGGGCCGGCGTGGACCTGGTCTGCCTGGCCGGCTACATGCGGCTGGTCACCCCCACCTTCCTGCGCGCCTTCGGCCCCTCCGCCACCAGCCGCGGCTGCCCGCGGGTGGTCAACGTGCACCCCGCCCTGCTGCCGGCCTTCCCCGGGCTGCACGCCCAGGCCCAGGCGCTGGCGGCCGGCGTCAAGCTGGCCGGCTGCACCGTGCACTTCGTCGACGAGGGCACCGACACCGGCCCGGTCATCGCCCAGGCCGCCGTGCCGGTGCTGGACGGCGACGACGAGGCCAGCCTGGCGGCCCGCATCCTGGTGGAGGAGCACCGCCTCTACCCGGCCGCGGTGGGCTGGTTCGCCGAGGGGCGGCTCTCGCTCTCCGGCCGCACCGTCCGGCTGGCGGGCGCGCCCGCCGCGGCCGCCGGCGCGCTGCGCGCCCCCGCGCTCACGCCGGCCTGA
- a CDS encoding N-acetylmuramic acid 6-phosphate etherase yields the protein MGRIPVTEAPHPDGPALERLPTARLVARLHLGDREAVRAVTGALPALARLADAAVAALAAGGRLLYAGAGTSGRLGALDAAECPPTFGVAPSRVRALVAGGARALTRAVEGAEDDRGAGRRMVARARVAAPDLLIGVSASGTTPFVLAALAEARARGAATALLTSNPAAPRRGGLRVLLATGPERIAGSTRMKAGTAAKMALGLVSTAAFVRLGAVRGGAMIDLRPASQKLRARAVRLVVEATGLSAAAARAALARRGWRVRVVLDEAGSGGGSRARSQSRRSR from the coding sequence ATGGGCCGCATCCCGGTCACCGAGGCGCCTCACCCCGACGGTCCTGCGCTGGAGCGGCTCCCCACCGCGCGGCTCGTGGCTCGCCTGCACCTGGGCGATCGCGAGGCCGTGCGCGCGGTGACGGGCGCGCTGCCCGCCCTGGCGCGCCTGGCCGACGCCGCCGTCGCCGCGCTGGCGGCCGGCGGGCGGCTGCTCTACGCCGGCGCCGGCACCTCCGGCCGGCTGGGGGCGCTCGACGCCGCCGAGTGCCCGCCCACCTTCGGCGTGGCGCCGTCGCGGGTGCGGGCGCTGGTGGCCGGCGGCGCGCGGGCCCTGACCCGGGCCGTCGAGGGGGCCGAGGACGACCGCGGCGCCGGGCGGCGCATGGTGGCGCGGGCCAGGGTGGCGGCGCCCGACCTGCTGATCGGCGTCTCCGCCTCGGGCACCACGCCCTTCGTGCTGGCGGCGCTGGCGGAGGCCAGGGCCCGCGGGGCGGCCACGGCGCTCCTCACCTCCAACCCGGCCGCGCCCCGCCGCGGCGGGCTGCGGGTGCTGCTGGCCACCGGGCCGGAGCGCATCGCCGGCTCCACCCGCATGAAGGCCGGCACGGCGGCCAAGATGGCGCTGGGGCTGGTCTCCACCGCCGCCTTCGTGCGGCTGGGCGCGGTGCGCGGCGGGGCCATGATCGACCTGCGGCCAGCCAGCCAGAAGCTGCGGGCGCGGGCGGTGCGGCTGGTGGTCGAGGCCACCGGCCTGTCGGCGGCGGCGGCCCGGGCCGCGCTGGCGCGGCGGGGCTGGCGGGTGCGGGTGGTGCTGGACGAGGCGGGTTCGGGTGGTGGGTCGAGGGCGAGGTCGCAGTCCAGGAGGAGCCGCTGA